A single Desulfovibrio piger DNA region contains:
- a CDS encoding DHH family phosphoesterase, with translation MTNPYVAQMRQWRQTLTKDQRWAILIAADPDALASALALKRIMAHRVRGVDIFRINEVTRPDNLAMIRYLRIPAKLWQPEKADLYTNFAMVDSQPHHNPAFQGIPFDLIIDHHPLTAGQLPQAPYCDIRPGFGATSTMMTRYLQGLRIKPGPLLSTALLYGIRTDTATFERSGGEEDLRAYQWLIKHADATLLRRIIRSEYLRAWLPLFSRAFRSLRDCRGGAMVWLNEVDSADLLVAVADFFTRVHGLKWIAVCGVVDKTVVVIFRGDGSRDIGRLADACFYDVGSAGGHRNLGRAEFPLSAIPAGTKPAEFIFQRLHSRKLRPVTASAAPLAEDAGQQAVHSETLEPAPMQALAHGA, from the coding sequence ATGACCAATCCCTATGTAGCGCAGATGCGACAGTGGCGGCAGACACTGACCAAGGATCAGCGCTGGGCCATCCTCATCGCGGCGGACCCTGATGCCCTGGCTTCGGCACTGGCCCTCAAGCGCATCATGGCGCATCGTGTGCGCGGTGTGGACATCTTCCGCATCAACGAGGTCACCCGGCCCGACAACCTGGCCATGATCCGCTACCTGCGCATCCCGGCCAAGCTCTGGCAGCCCGAAAAGGCCGACCTCTACACCAATTTCGCCATGGTGGATTCCCAGCCCCACCACAACCCGGCCTTCCAGGGCATCCCCTTCGATCTCATCATCGACCATCATCCCCTCACCGCGGGCCAGCTGCCGCAGGCGCCCTACTGCGACATCCGCCCCGGCTTCGGTGCCACCAGCACCATGATGACCCGCTACCTCCAGGGCCTGCGCATCAAGCCCGGGCCGCTGCTCTCCACGGCGCTGCTCTACGGCATCCGCACGGATACCGCCACCTTCGAACGCTCCGGCGGCGAGGAGGACCTGCGCGCCTACCAGTGGCTCATCAAGCACGCCGACGCCACCCTGCTGCGCCGCATCATCCGCAGCGAATACCTGCGCGCCTGGCTGCCCCTTTTCTCGCGCGCCTTCCGCTCCCTGCGCGACTGCCGGGGCGGGGCCATGGTCTGGCTCAACGAGGTGGACAGCGCCGACCTGCTGGTGGCCGTGGCGGACTTCTTCACCCGCGTGCACGGCCTCAAGTGGATCGCCGTCTGCGGCGTGGTGGACAAGACCGTGGTGGTCATCTTCCGCGGCGACGGCAGCCGCGACATCGGCCGTCTGGCCGACGCCTGCTTCTACGACGTGGGCTCCGCCGGCGGCCACCGCAACCTGGGCCGCGCGGAGTTCCCCCTGTCGGCCATCCCGGCGGGCACCAAGCCCGCGGAGTTCATCTTCCAGCGCCTGCACAGCCGCAAGCTGCGCCCGGTCACGGCCAGCGCCGCGCCCCTGGCCGAAGATGCCGGCCAGCAGGCCGTGCACAGCGAGACGCTGGAACCCGCGCCCATGCAGGCCCTGGCCCACGGGGCCTGA
- the cbiR gene encoding cobamide remodeling phosphodiesterase CbiR, whose product MKQTPGPVIGAPSFVLPANVADNARFLAGRVDEVALCLFEARSCLDYGEDDLPPALADLPLSWHVHLPVDLPWPRKKDADAVRVAVELALRVFDRVARLRPWAAVLHAPKGSPVLQRFILRQAAACWQRRSSIPLLLENTDICDIAGLGRGFPAEHGLGFCLDVGHLMGYAQNALWASPLPETAALVHWSAPGTRDQHLALHRFTPSQRHLARQLAGRLPPACRHLLEIFRWQGVEESLPLLRDLLASQPDTVSPGCPHGPHNAKTAE is encoded by the coding sequence ATGAAGCAGACCCCCGGCCCCGTCATCGGCGCCCCTTCCTTCGTCCTGCCCGCCAATGTGGCCGACAATGCCCGCTTCCTGGCCGGGCGCGTCGACGAGGTGGCCCTGTGCCTTTTCGAGGCCCGCTCCTGCCTGGACTACGGCGAGGACGACCTGCCCCCCGCGCTGGCGGACCTGCCCCTGAGCTGGCATGTGCACCTGCCCGTGGACCTGCCCTGGCCGCGCAAGAAGGATGCCGATGCCGTGCGCGTGGCCGTGGAACTGGCCCTGCGCGTCTTCGACAGGGTGGCCCGGCTCAGGCCCTGGGCCGCCGTGCTCCACGCGCCCAAGGGCAGCCCCGTGCTGCAGCGTTTCATCCTGCGGCAGGCCGCCGCCTGCTGGCAGCGCCGCAGCAGTATCCCCCTGCTGCTGGAGAACACCGACATCTGCGACATCGCCGGCCTGGGGCGCGGCTTCCCGGCCGAACACGGCCTGGGCTTCTGTCTGGACGTCGGCCATCTCATGGGCTATGCTCAGAACGCACTTTGGGCATCCCCTCTGCCCGAGACGGCGGCCCTGGTCCACTGGAGCGCCCCCGGCACCCGGGACCAGCATCTGGCCCTGCACCGGTTCACGCCCTCCCAGCGGCATCTGGCACGGCAACTGGCCGGCCGTCTGCCCCCTGCCTGCCGTCATCTGCTGGAGATCTTCCGCTGGCAGGGGGTCGAGGAATCCCTGCCCCTTCTGCGCGACCTGCTGGCCAGCCAGCCGGATACCGTGTCCCCCGGCTGCCCGCACGGCCCCCACAACGCCAAAACAGCGGAGTAA